DNA from Polaribacter sp. NJDZ03:
AAAACATTGACAGAATTCGTTTCTTCATAATATATAAAATTATTGTTTTTTCAATTAGTAACCCGCAATATCCTAAAAATTTGCTCTTTTCACAACTTTTAACCGATAAATGAAAATTTTATAATAAGATTTCTTTAAATCTTTGCAAATCTTCTTTAAAGGATTTTGGATAAAATTCTAGTTCTTTATTTGTTTTTGATAAATCGAAACCCGTTTTTCCAGGTCTTGCTGCTGTTTGATTTAAGGTTGATGTTGATATGGGTTTAATTAAGTTTTTATCTAAATTAAAAGCAACTGCTATTTGTTGTGCAATTTCATAAACACTTAATAATTCATTTGATGAGATATTAAAAATACCTGTTGCTTTTTTATCCATAGAGACCTTACAAGCTAAGGCTAAATCCTCTACATAAGTTGGTGTTCTAAATTGATCGTCTACAATAGTAATTTCTTTACCCTTTTCTAACATCTCTCTAACCCATAGTACAATATTACTTCGGCTCATGTCAAACACTTTTCCATAGACTAAAATAGTTCTTAATATGGTGTAATTGATACTTGATTCTAATAAAAGTGCTTCAGATTTTAATTTCGAAGATCCGTAATAACTTAATGGATTTGCAATATCCGTTTCTTTATAGTTACCTTGTATTCCATCAAAAATAAAATCTGTAGAAATATGAATTAAATGAGCATTTAGTTCTGCTGATATTTCTGCCAACCATTTTACAACCGTTACATTTAGCAAATCACATGCGTCCTTTTTGTTTTCACAGTCATCAACCTGCGTCATGGCAGCTGTATTAATAATAAAATCTGGCTGAATTTCTAATAGTGCTTTTTTAAGATTTTCTTCTTCAGTAATATCAATAGAAACATAAGAAAAATCATTTCTTCC
Protein-coding regions in this window:
- a CDS encoding NAD(P)-dependent oxidoreductase, translated to MAKVVITGSNGLLGQSLLNLLLKEKETYQVFGFSRGENRCGRNDFSYVSIDITEEENLKKALLEIQPDFIINTAAMTQVDDCENKKDACDLLNVTVVKWLAEISAELNAHLIHISTDFIFDGIQGNYKETDIANPLSYYGSSKLKSEALLLESSINYTILRTILVYGKVFDMSRSNIVLWVREMLEKGKEITIVDDQFRTPTYVEDLALACKVSMDKKATGIFNISSNELLSVYEIAQQIAVAFNLDKNLIKPISTSTLNQTAARPGKTGFDLSKTNKELEFYPKSFKEDLQRFKEILL